One region of Corvus cornix cornix isolate S_Up_H32 chromosome 14, ASM73873v5, whole genome shotgun sequence genomic DNA includes:
- the C14H16orf91 gene encoding protein CCSMST1, with protein MIWALGRWRARRAPLLPGPRRGLARRRDPEGAVGAHPERGGPIPFSGSKASPRFWSVSRSMGSHHERPLVKVLPLCVLGTGLLLWCVFRHKTEVDERLEAVLSGQIADSDTAQESNAPLELQKEN; from the exons ATGATCTGGGCGCTGGGCCGCTGGCG GGCGCGGCGAGCCCCGCTTCTGCCCGGGCCCCGCCGGGGACTGGCACGACGGCGGGACCCCGAGGGTGCGGTGGGCGCGCATCCAGAGCGCGGGGGGCCCATTCCCTTCTCCGGCAGCAAGGCCAGTCCGCGGTTTTGGAGCGTTAGCCGGTCGATGGGGAGCCACCACGAGAGGCCATTGGTGAAGGTGTTGCCTCTTTGTGTGCTGGGCACGGGGCTGTTGCTATGGTGTGTGTTCAGACACAAAACGGAGGTCGACGAGCGACTGGAAGCAGTTCTCTCCGGCCAGATCGCGGACTCAGATACGGCCCAAGAAAGCAATGctcccctggagctgcagaaggagaaCTGA